In Armatimonadota bacterium, one genomic interval encodes:
- the metG gene encoding methionine--tRNA ligase subunit beta produces MDYISIDEFRRLDIRVAEVLSATRVPNTDKLIELEVDIGGEVRRLITGLYPLYRPVDLVGRRIIVLANLQPRRVRGVESQGMLLAAEWDGEIGLLTVDREAPSGARIT; encoded by the coding sequence GTGGACTACATCAGCATCGACGAGTTCAGGCGGCTGGACATCCGGGTGGCTGAGGTGCTCTCGGCTACCCGCGTTCCCAACACGGACAAGCTCATCGAGCTGGAGGTGGACATCGGCGGCGAGGTGCGCCGCCTGATCACCGGGCTCTACCCCCTCTACCGGCCGGTGGACCTGGTCGGCCGGCGTATCATCGTCCTGGCCAACCTGCAGCCGCGGCGGGTAAGAGGTGTGGAATCGCAGGGAATGCTCCTAGCCGCGGAGTGGGACGGTGAGATCGGCCTGCTCACTGTGGACCGGGAGGCGCCCTCGGGCGCGCGGATCACCTGA